The Halorubrum sp. BV1 nucleotide sequence GGCGCGGAGCGCCGCCGCCGCGCGATGATCTTGGAGGCGCAGGGAGAGCGTCGCTCCGCGGTCGAGCAGGCGGAGGGTGACAAGCAGTCGAACATCATCCGGGCGCAGGGCGAAAAGCAGTCGCAGATCCTCGAAGCGCAGGGTGACGCGATATCGACCGTCCTCCGGGCTCGCTCCGCGGAGTCGATGGGCGAACGCGCCATCATCGAGCGCGGGATGGAGACCCTAGAGGAGATCGGCAAAGGCGAGTCCACCACGTTCGTCCTCCCGCAGGAACTCACCAGCCTGGTGGGCCGCTACGGCAAGGCCCTCTCCGGCTCCGACGTCCAACAGATGGAGGGATTAGAGAGCAAGGAGTTCGACGAGGAGACGGAGAAGATGCTCGGCTTAGAGGACATCGAGAGCGCGCTCGAACAGCTCGATACGGTGGCCGACAGCGACCTGCGGACCGACGAGACGCGGGACGCGGACACGGCACGCGACAGCGCCCGCGACACCGGCATCGCCGGCGAGGCGGACCTCGACCGCGAGGCCGACCGTGACGTGGACCTCGAGACCGAAAGCGAGCGTCCGGGCGACTGACCCCGAACCGGCTCCCGGGAGCCGGGCGGTTCCGCCCCCCTCAGGGCCGCCACGTCGACGGGTCGAGCGCCCAGAGCGACCCCACCGCGACCGCGCCGGCGACCCCGGCGGAGGCGAGCGCGAGCGGGGCCGCTTCCCCCCTTGCGACCGCGGCGAGCAACAGCGCCGCACCGACGAGCAGCGTGATCGTGTCCTCGGTCGTCGCGGCGCGGACCACCGGCGCTATCGCCCCTCCGGCGAGCGCACCCGCCGCGACCGCGGCCGGAGGTCCACCACCGAGCGCCGCGAGCGTCTCCGGAGCGGCGAACGCGGCGAGGGGGGCTCCCAAGCCGGTTCCGATTCCGGTGCCGAGTGCGAGCGCCGCGCCGGCACCCAGTGCGGGTGCGAGGAGAGCGGCGCGCGCGGAGAGGTCGGCGTCGGCGAGCGCGGCCGCACCGCCGACGAAAAACACCGATCCGGCCGCGAGGAGCGCGGGCGCGGCCAGACGCGAGATCGGCGACGGCGAGACGCCGGCGGGGCTGCCGGACGCGCCTCCGGCTTCGGGGACGATCACGGGCGCGACGGCGGCCGCGCTCGCGAACGCGGCGACGGCGAGCGCGAGGAGGACCGCTCCGCGGAGCCGGCGGGACACAGAGAGCATACCGGCGAGAGGCCGCCGACCCACTAAACGATCGCGGGACGCGACCAGATGATCGCGGGACGTGGACCGATGGACGCGCACGCGATCGGTGAAAAACTCCCTCGGCCGGTCGCGACCTCGGGACGCCGACATTCAGATCGTCACGCCGGCGCGATCGCCGTCGGCGGAGACGATGACGCGCTCCGGGATCCCCTGCTGGTCGGTGAGCCGAAGTAGCAGGGTCTTGACGACGGGGTCGTCGAGCTTCTCGACGTCGACGTCGGGACCGGACTCGTCGACCGCGACGCGAAGCGCGCCATCGCCGATGCGGCTGATCGCGCCGAGGCGCAACGCGACTTCGGGCGCGGTGAGGCGCTGAGCGACGACGAGGATCGACTCGCCGCCGTCGTCGACGAACCGGGTTGCATCGACGAACGACCGCGCTTCGGCCGCGTCGGGACGGAGCGCACCGAGCGCGGCGTCACCCGACCGGTACGACGCCGCGTGAACATGGAGCTCGGGGGGAAGCGCGCGGATGCTCTGGCCGTCGACGAGCGGGTCGCCGTCGACGTAGCGGCTTCGAACGGCGAGGTCTCGCGGGGTCGACGCGGCCACGTCGCGGATCCGGTCGGTACAGCCCGCGGTGGCGGCGGCGAGGGCTCCGACCACGACCGCGCGCCGGTACATGAGTCCGAATCCGACGGTGTCGGGTAAAAATCCCTGCCTCGGCGTTCCGCCGGATGAGAATCGGTGCGCCGACAGCGAACGGGCGATGGGCCGCTCGACTACTCCCCGCCGACCGGCGCGGGAACGCCTTCGTCTCCGTCACCGATCTCGAAGGCGCGACGGAGTTCGGCGATCCGGTCGCGGATGTCGGCGGCCAACTCGAACTCAAGATTGCTCGCGGCCTCGTCCATCCGCTCTTCGAGCGCGTCGATCTGCGCTCTCGCCTCCTCTTCGCTCTCTACGTCGCCGACGCTGACCGAGGCGGTGTCCGTCGTCGCGCCCGGGAGGTTGGTCTCGCCGACGGGCTTGTCGATGGTGGTCGCCTCGTACCCGTGCTCGTCGTTGTACTCCAGTTGTATCTCCCGACGGCGCTGGGTCTCCTCGATGGCGGCCTCCATCGAGTCCGTCATCCGGTCGGCGTACAGCACCACCTCGCCGTTGACGTTGCGCGCGGCTCGCCCCATCGTCTGAACGAGGGTGGTGGTGGAGCGCAAGAACCCCTCTTGGTCGGCGTCGAGGATGGCGACGAGACTCACCTCCGGGATGTCGAGGCCCTCCCGCAGCAGGTTGATGCCGACCAGCACGTCGATGTTGCCGAGTCGGAGGTCGCGGATGATCTCGTGGCGCTCCAAGGTGTCCGTCTCGTCGTGCATGTACGCCACGTCGATACCGGCCTCTTCGAAGTACTCCGTGAGGTCCTCGGCCATCCGCTTCGTGAGCGTGGTGACGAGGACGCGCTCGTCGCGTTCGATCCGCTCGCCGACGCGTTCTAAGAGGTCTTCGACCTGTCCCGTCGCCTCCGTCACCTCCACCTTCGGGTCGACGAGGTGCGTGGGACGGACGATCTGCTCTGCGATCTGCTCCGAGGTCTCGCGCTCGTAGTCGCCGGGCGTCGCCGACACGTAGAGGGTGCGGTCGGTCTTCGCCTCGAACTCCTCGAACGTCAGGGGCCGGTTGTCGTAGGCGGTCGGCAGCCGGAACCCGTTCTCGACGAGCGAGTCCTTCCGCGATTTGTCGCCCTCGTACTGTCCCTTTATCTGCGGGATCGTCTGATGGGACTCGTCGATCACGGTGAGGAAGTCGTCTGGGAAGTAATCGAGGAGCGTGTAGGGGGCGTCGCCCGACTCGCGGTCGTCCATGTGGACGGAGTAGTTCTCGATTCCCGAACAGTAGCCCGCCTCCCGGAGCATCTCGATGTCGAAGGTCGTCCGCTCTTCGATGCGCTGAGCGGCCACCAGATCGCCCTGCCGCTCGAAGTAGCTCACCCGTTTCTCCATCAGCTCTTCTATCTCCGCTATCGCCCGCTCCAGCTTGTCGTCCGGGATCGAGTAGTGTTCCGCGGGGTGGAGCATGACCGCGGGCTCCTCGCTCACGACCTCGCCTTTCATCGGGTCGACTTTCACTATCCGATCGATCTCGTCGCCCCACAGCTCGACGCGGACCGCGTACCGACCGTACATCGGGTATATCTCCACGGTGTCGCCGCGCACGCGGAAGGTGCCCTGCGTGAAGTCCACGTCGTTGCGCTCGTAGTTCAGGTCTACGAGGTCGGCGAGCAGCCGGTCCCGACCGACCGCCTCGCCCACCTCCAACCGGAGCGCCATCTCCCGGTAGTTTTGCGGATCGCCGAGCCCGTAGATGGCAGAGACGGAGGCGACCACGATGACGTCGTCGCGAGTGAGAAGCGAGCGCGTCGCGGAGTGGCGGAGTCGGTCGATCTCCTCGTTAATTGACATCTCCTTGTCGATGAACGTGTCCGTCTGCTCGACGTACGCCTCCGGCTGGTAGTAGTCGTAGTAGGAGACGAAGTACTCGACGGCGTTGTCCGGAAACAGCTCGCGGAACTCCTCGTACAGCTGGGCCGCGAGCGTCTTGTTATGAGCCAAGACGAGGGTGGGCTGGTCCAGTTCTTCGGCGACCCACGAGACGGTGTTGGTCTTGCCGGAGCCGGTGACGCCGAGGAGCGTCTGTCTGTCCGCGCCTCCCTCGAACCCCTCGACCAACTGCGCTATCGCCTCGGGCTGGTCGCCCGCGGGCTCGAACGGGGCGTCGACGCGGAGGGGGCGATCGACGGTCGGGCGGTCCTCCGAGAGTGGGGAGTCGGCGTCGCTCACGATATCCGCCGTTGGGCGGCGAGACACTTGAGCGGCGCGGCGGTAATGGACGGTGCGGTGACACCCCCCCAGACAACGGCAGCGTTCGGCGCGGCACGATCGCGCACGCAGTCGCCGGGGCGTCTTGTCGCCTCGCGTACGGCTCCCGCCGGCTCGACCACGCCGGCGGGTCCCGCTCGACGCACGTAGCGGAACGGTTTTATATCGAAACCTCACAAGTATTTGCTAATGACCGCGGCGGCTCGTCAGGCGGCCACGCTCTTCCGAGGCCGACGAGCCCCGCGACCGCGACGAGGCGTCCGACCGCGACGGGTTTCCGGCGCGGCGCGACGACTGGCCCCCCAAGGCCAGTAAGTTTCCCCTTGTCGCGTTCGCGCCGTTTCGTTCCCGAGAGTGACAGCTTCATCGATCGGTAGCGACCGCGCCGCAATTTTGTTCCAATCTCTAAACCGTCGAATTTAAGGGGGTGGGCCGGATCTACTCCGATAATGACGAGCGTTGCACTCGCGTTCAGTGGCGGACTCGACACGACAGTGTGCGTACCGCTTTTGAAAGAGGAGTACGGCTACGACGAGGTCATCGGCGTCAACGTCGACGTCGGCCAGCCGACGGAAGAGTTCGACGAGGCGGAAGAGACCGCCGATGCGCTTGGACTCGACATCCACGTCGTCGACGCGAAAGAGGAGTTCGCGGAGCTGTGTTTCGACGCGGTGAAGACGAACGCGACGTATCAGGGGTACCCGCTCGGGACCGCGCTGGCGCGTCCCGTCATCGCCGAGGCCATTCTGGGCGTCGCCGAGGAGGAAGGCTGTGACGCCATCGCGCACGGCTGTACGGGTAAGGGGAACGACCAGCTCCGGTTCGAGGCCGTCTGGCGCGGCTCCGATCTGGAGGTCATCGCGCCTGTCCGCGAGCTCGGACTCACCCGCGAGTGGGAGATCGACTACGCCGCGGAGAAGGACCTGCCCGTCGAGGCCGGCGACGGTGGTGTCTGGTCGATCGACGAGAACATCTGGTCGCGCGCGGTCGAGGGCGGCGAACTCGAGAACCCGGACTACGAGCCGCCGGAGGACATCTACGAGTGGACCGCAGAGCCCGAGGGCGAGACGACGATCGAGGTCGCCTTCGAGGAGGGCGTCCCGGTCGCCGTCGACGGCGAGGCGATGGACCCGGTGCCGCTCATCCAGCACCTCAACGAGTACGCCGGCGGCTACGGCATCGGCCGCACCGACGTGATGGAAGACCGCATGCTCGGGCTGAAGGTGCGCGAGAACTACGAGCACCCGGCCGCGACGGTCCTGCTCACGGCACACCAAGCCCTAGAGGACCTCGTCCTCACCAAAAACGAGCGCTCGTTCAAGAAGGGGATCGAACAGGAGTGGTCCGAGAAGGCGTATCAGGGGCTCGTGTTCGCGCCCGTCGTCGACGCGCTGAACGCCTTCGTCGACGAGACGCAGGACGTGGTGACTGGCACCGCGACGGTCAAAGTCTCCGGCGGCAACTGCCGCGTCGTCGCCCGCGACTCCGAGTACGCCGTCTACTCCGAGGAGATGGCCTCGTTTAACACCGAAGACGTGGCCGGCATCGCACAGGAGGACGCCACGGGCGTCGCGAAGTACCACGGGTTACAGGAGCGTCTCGCCAACGACGTGAAAGAGGCGGTCTCGAAGCCCGAACTCGCCAGCGATGGCGGAGAGACTGCAGACGAGGAATAGATGACCGACGACGATCCCGCCGTGACCGCCGAGGGTGCCGAGGACGCCGACACCGCCGTCCGCCGCGACCGCTTCAGCGGCGGTCCCGCCCGCGCGTTCCTCTCCAGTCTCGCGGCCGACGCGGCCATCTTCGAGGCGGACCTCGCGGTCGATCGCGCGCACACGGTGATGCTCGCGGAGCGGGAGATCGTCGACGACGCGGTCGCGGGCGAAATCCTCGCGGCGCTCGACGCCGTCGAGGCCGCCGGTCACGGTGACCTCGACGGAGGCGAGGACGTCCACGAGGCGATCGAGACGGCCGTGATCGACCGGATCGGTCCCGATGGCGGGCGGATGCACACGGCGCGCTCGCGCAACGACGAGGTTGCGACCTGCATCCGGTACCGCCTGCGCGAGGACCTGCTCGCGGCCGCGGAGGCCACCCTGACGCTGCGTCGGGCGCTTCTCGACGTCGCCGGCGAGCACACGGAGACGGTGATGCCCGGCTACACCCACCTCCAGCCGGCTCAGCCGACGACGATCGCGCACTACCTGCTGTCGTACGAGGGCGGGATCGCGCGCGACACGGCGCGGCTGCTCGACGCCTACGAGCGCACCAACCGCTCGCCGCTCGGCGCGGCCGCGTTCGCGGGCACGCCGTTCGACATCGACCGCGAGCGGACCGCCGAGCTGCTCGGGTTCGACGGGCTCGTCGCCAACTCGATGGACGCCGCCTCCGCGCGCGACTTCCTCGCCGAGGGGGCGACCGCGTGCGCGACGCTCGCGACGACGCTGTCCGGGCTCGCGGAGGACCTCGTCCTCTTTTCGAACAAGGGGTTCGTCGAGCTGTCCGACGACTACGCGTCCACCTCTTCGATCATGCCTCAAAAAAAGAACCCCGACACGCTGGAGCTGACCCGCGGCGTCGCCGGCGACGCCATCGGCGAGGCGGCCGGCACGCTGAGTCTGCTCAAGGGGTTACCGCGCGCGTACAATCGCGACCTCCAGCGCGCGCACGCGAGCGTCTTCGAGACCGCGGACGACGTGCGGGAGGCGGCCGAGGTGGCTGCGGGCGCGGTCGCGACGGCCGACTGGAACGAGGCGGTGCTCGCCGACGCCGCGGGCGACGGCTTCTCGACGGCGACCGGCGTCGCAGACCTGCTCGCCACAGGGGGACTTCCCTTCCGCACCGCCCACGAGATAGTCGCGGCCGCGGCCGAGCGCGTCGCGGACGACGACGCGCCGCCGGCGGCCGCCGCAAAAGTTGACGAGGCCGCGCGAACGGTGACGGGCGAGCCCCTCTCGGCGTACGTGAGCCGCGAGGAGGTCGAGGCCGTCTTGGACCCCGAACGCAGCGTCGCGAGCCGCGACTCCGCGGGCGGACCAGCGCCCGACGCGGTCGCGTGCGATCTCGAAGCGCGCCGCGAGTCGCTCGACGCGGACGAAACGACGCTCGCGGCGCGTCGGGAGGCGCTCGCGGATGCGGCTCGCGCGCTCGACGCCGAGGTGAGCGAGTATGTCTGAGGTGGTCTCCGGTGTCTGACCGACGCCGACAGCCGGACCGGCTGCGACGACCGCCGCGGTCGGCGGTCGATCCGTGACCGCCGGCGGCGATCCCGTCCCCGCGAGGGGGCGAAGTTCGTATCGAATTCTGACACGACACGGAACGCCGGGGCGACTCGTTCCGGTTTTACGCGAGTAGCGGCCGCTTTACGTAGTGTAATATCCTCGACAAGTTCGAAGCCTTTATGCGCTCTCGACGCTGACACCGATCCACGATGACGAGCGACACCGATACGCTGGTGGCGGAGGACCCGATCACGGGCGACGAGATCGAACTGCCGGCCGACGTCGAGGTCGGCGAGATAATCGACAGTCCGGTCACCGGGACCGAGCTGGAGGTCATCTCTCTCGACCCCGTCGTGTTAGAGGAGGCCCCCGAGCTCGAGGAGGACTGGGGCGAGTAACGTCGATGGTGACGACCGCGCCGAGGTGGTCCGCGTGAAGGTCGGGATCCTCTACTCGCGGATCCGGAAAGACGAGAAGCTGCTGCTCTCCGAGCTTCGCGACCGCGACCACGACGTCGAGAAGATAGACGTCCGCAAGGAGCGGTTCGGCCTCGACGCGACGACCGCGGCCGTCGACGACCTCGACATCGTCGTCGACCGCTGTCTGTCGACGAGCCGGTCGCTGTACGCGACGCGCTTTCTCGACAGCTACGGCGTCCCCGTGGTCAACTCCCCCGAGACGGGCGACGTCTGTGCCGACAAGGCGAAGAACTCGCTCGCGCTCGCCGAGGCCGACGTGCCGACGCCCGCGACGGAGGTAGCGTTCACCAAAGACGCTGCCCTCGACGCGATCGAGTCGTTCGGCTACCCCTGCGTGCTCAAGCCTGTCACCGGCTCGTGGGGTCGGCTGATGGCGAAGATCGACTCGCGGAACGCCGCCGAGGCGATCTTAGAGCACAAAGAGACGCTCGGTCATTACGAGCACAAGGTGTTCTACGTCCAGGAGTTTGTCGACAAGCCCGGCCGCGACATCCGCGTGCTGGCGGTCGACGGCGAGCCCGTCGCGGCGATGACGCGGTCGTCCGACCACTGGCTCACGAACGCTGCGAAAGGCGGCGAGACGACGCCGTTCGATCTGGACGACCGCGCGCTGGAACTGGTCGAGCGCGCCTCCGACGCGGTCGGCGGCGGCCTGCTCGGCGTCGACCTGATGGAGGTGGGCGTCGACGCGGACGCGGACCCCGCCGAGGGCGGCGGCGCGGACGGGTACACCGTCCACGAGGTGAACCACACGGTCGAGTTCAAGGCGCTCGACGCCGCGACCGATGTCGACGTTCCCGCGCGGGTCGTCGACTGGGTGGAGACGAAGGCGACCGAACTGGCCGGCGGAGAGGCCGAGGAGGCGGACGCATGACGGCCGACGCCGACGCGGCCGACGACGCGACGGCCGCGACCGACGACCCGGTCGGCGAGACCCTCACCGCGAGCGTCATCGGCGGCACGGGATTCACCGGCGGCGAGCTGTTGCGCCTGCTCTCCGGCCACCCGAACTTCGAGGTCGTTCAGGCCACGTCGCGGTCGGCGGACAACATGACCGTCGGTCGCTCGCACCCGAACCTGCGCGGGCTCGACCTGCGCTTCTCGGACCCGGACGAGCTGGCGTCCGTCGACGTGCTCTTTTCGGCGACGCCGCACGGCGTCTCGATGGGACAGGTGGACGAGTACTTCGAGGCGGCGGACACGGTCGTCGACCTGTCCGCGGACTTCCGGCTGCCGGAGGCCGAGCTGTACGACGAGTGGTACGACGGCCACGAGTCGCCGGAGTACCTGGAGCGCGCGGAGTACGCGCTCCCCGAACTCAACCGCGAGAACCTCGCTGGGGCGGACCTAATAGCCGGCGGCGGCTGTAACGCGACCGCGACGATCCTCGGACTGAAGCCGCTCGTCGACGCCGGCGCCCTCGACCCGGATACCGATCGGGTCGTCGTCGACGTGAAGGTCGGCTCCTCGGAGGGCGGTGCCGGCGGCGGCGCGGCCTCCTCGCATCCGGAGCGCTCGGGCGTCGTGCGCCCGTACGCGCCAACGAGCCACCGTCACGAGGCCGAGATCGAGGCGTACCTCGGGCTCTCCGTCTCCTTCACCGTTCACGCGGTCGAGATGGTCCGCGGTGCGTCGGCGACCTGCCACGTCTTCCCCGGCGAGCCCGTCTCGAAGGGCGACCTGTGGGGGGCGTACCGCGACGCGTACGCCGACGAGCGGTTTATGCGGATCGTCTCCGGCGGGGGCGGCGTCTACCGCTATCCCGAGCCGAAGGCAGTTGCCGGCACGAACTACGGCGAGGTCGGCTTCGAACTCGACCCCGGCAACCGGCGCGTCGTCGTCTTCTCGGCTATCGACAACATGATGAAAGGCTCCGCCGGGCAGGCGGTCCACGCGGCGAACATCGCCCTGGACCTGCCCGAAGAGGCGGGATTAGAGTTCGAGGGGCTTCACCCCGTGGGGTCGCCATGAGCGGGAACGACACGCGGAGCGGTCAGCCCGCGTCCTGCGCGATCGCAGACGGCGGCGCACCCGCAGACGAGCCTCCGGTCGTCGTCAAGATCGGCGGCGCGAAGGCGGTCGATCCCGCTGGCGCGGTCGACGACGTGGCGAGTCTCGCCGCGGACGGCCGCGAGGTCGTCGTCGTCCACGGCGGCTCGACGGTCGTCGACGAGGTTATCGAGCGGCTCGGGATGGAGCCCGAGTACGTCGAGTCGGCCTCCGGCGTCACCGGTCGGTTCACCGACGCGGAGACGATGGAGGCGTTCACGATGGCGATGGCCGGCAAACTCAACACCGAGCTGACGGCGCTGTTCCGCGAGGCCGGCGTCGACGCGGTCGGCCTCTCGGGCGTCGACGGCGGGCTTCTCTCGGGGCCGCGCAAGTCGGCGGTCCGCGTGGTCGAGGACGGCAAAACGAAGATCAAACGGGGCGAACACTCCGGCCGGATCGAGTCGGTGAACGCCGATCTGCTGGCCGGCCTGCTCGCCGACGGATACACGCCCGTCGTCTCGCCGCCGATGGAGGGAACGGAGAGTGACGGCGGCGTCACCCCGGTCAACGCGGACGCTGACCGGGCGGCCGCCGCGGTCGCGGGCGCGCTCGACGCCGACCTCGTCCTGCTGACGGACGTGGCGGGCGTCTACGCCGATCCCGACGACCCCGACACGCTGATCGCGTCGGCGGCGACGCCCGACGAACTCGCGGCGGTTGAGGACGCTGCCGAGGGGTTCATGGGCAAGAAGGTGATGGCGGCCAAGGAAGCGCTCTCGGGTGGCTCCGGCCGCGTCGTCGTCGCCGACGCCAACGCCGACGACCCGATCGTCGCCGCGCTCGGCGGCGCGGGGACGACGATCGAACGCTCCGCGCTCGGTGAGGACGCGGAAGCCGCGGAGGACGCGGAAGCCGAAACGGAGGGCGAGACCGCATGAGCGGATTCGTCTTCTCCGAGAAGCCGATCGAGATCGCCTCTGGCGACGGGGTGTATCTCACCGACACCACCGGGACCGAGTACCTCGACTTCGGCGCGAGCTACGCGTGCACGCCGGTCGGGCACTGTCACCCCGAGGTCGTCGACGCGGCGACAAGCCAGATAGAGGAGCTGCTGTACGTGCAGGCGTCGTACCCGCACGCGGCGCGGACGGCGCTGTACGAGAAGCTCTCCGCGACCGGCCCCGGCGACATCGACAACGTCTGGCTTTGTAACTCCGGGACGGAGGCCAACGAGGCCGCGCTGAAGTTCGCCCGGCATGCGACGGGCCGCGAGAAGATCGTCGCGACCACGCAGGGCTTTCACGGCCGGACGATGGGCGCGCTCGCGACCACCTGGAAGCAGAAGTACAAGCAGGGGTTCGAGCCGCTCGCGGGCGGCGTGGAGTTCGTCGAGTACGGCGACGCGGAGGCGATGCGCGAGGCGGTCGACGACGAGACCGCCGCGGTCATCCTCGAACCTCTGCAGGGCGAAGGCGGGATAAACCCCGCTCCGACGGCGTACCTGCAGTCGGTCCGCGAGGCGACCGAGAAGGCCGGGGCCGCGATGATCGTAGACGAGATCCAGACTGGGCTCGGCCGCACCGGGTCGCTGTGGGCGGCGGAGACTCACGACGTGGTGCCGGACGTGCTCACGACCGCGAAGGGACTCGGTAGCGGGCTCCCGATCGGCGCGACGCTCTGTCGCGACTGGATCGCCGAGGATGCCGGGAATCACGGCTCGACGTTCTCCGGCGGCCCGGTCGTCTCGGCCGCTGCCGGGGCGACGCTCGACGTGATCGAACGTGAAGACCTCTCGGCACACGCCGACGAGGTCGGAGCGTACCTGCGCGGTGAGCTCACCGACCGCCTCGGCGACGACATCCGCGACGTCCGCGGTGACGGGCTGATGGTCGGGATCGAGGTGAAACGCGGCTCGAACCGCCTGCTTCGCGATCTGGCCATGAACCACCAGATACTCGCGCTGCCCGCGGGTCGCACCGTCTTGCGCTTGCTCCCGCCGCTCACCATCGAACGCGAGCACGCCGACGCCGTCGTCGACGCCATCGCCGAGGTGATCAGCTGATGGCGGCCGGCAAAGAGCGGGAGAGCGACGAGTCGAGCGATGAGTCGACGCGTTCCGCCGGTGATGTCGTCGCCGGCGGCGGCTACCCCGCGGCCTGCGACACGCCGGCCCGGAAGCTCCTGTACGACATGGTGTCCATCCCCTCGCCGTCGGGCGAGGAGGAGCGCGCCGCGGAGCGGCTGGTCGACTTCTTTACGGCCAACGGGCGGGAGGCGTGGATCGATGACGCCGGCAACGTCCGCGCGCCGGCGAACGACGCCGTACTCCTCACCTCGCACGTCGACACGGTGCCGGGCGACATTCCGGTCGAGGTGCGGCCGGCCCCGCCAGAGGGCGAACTGCCGGAACCGTCCGACGTTCGGGTCGGCGACCCCGGCGATCCCGTGCTGTGGGGTCGCGGGGCGGTCGACGCGACGGGGCCGCTCGTCACGATGGCGGTCGCGGCGGTGAAAACCGGCGTCTCCTTCGCGGGCGTCGTCCGCGAGGAGGTCGACTCCGGCGGCGCGCGCCACCTCATCGACGACCGCGACGCGCCGGACGCGGTGGTCAACGGCGAGCCGTCGGGCTGGCAGGGGATCACGCTCGGCTACCGCGGACTGCTGGAGGGGACCTACGTGAACACGAGCGAGTCGGGCCACTCCTCGCGGCCGGAGCCGAACGCGATCCAGCACGCGATCGACTGGTGGCACGGCGTCGAGGAGACGTTCACTCCGGAGGACTCCGACACCGCGGTGTTCGACCAAGTGACGACCAAACCCATCTCGATCGACGGCGGACTGAGCGACGACGGGCTCGCCGTGGAGACGACGATGGACGTGCAGCTGCGCATTCCACCATCTCGTCCCGTCGACGAGATCCACGAACTCTCCGAGGCGGAGCTGTCGACCGGCTCGGTCCACTGGGGCGAGCCGATGCCGCCCGTCATGGAGAGCCCGCGCACGGATCTGGCCCGGGCGTTCCGCGTCGCGATCCGGGCGGCCGACGGCGACGTCCGCCTGCTGCGAAAGACCGGCACGAGCGACATGAACCTCTTTGCGGCCGCGTGGGACTGCCCGATGGTCACCTACGGCCCCGGGAACTC carries:
- a CDS encoding [LysW]-lysine hydrolase; the encoded protein is MAAGKERESDESSDESTRSAGDVVAGGGYPAACDTPARKLLYDMVSIPSPSGEEERAAERLVDFFTANGREAWIDDAGNVRAPANDAVLLTSHVDTVPGDIPVEVRPAPPEGELPEPSDVRVGDPGDPVLWGRGAVDATGPLVTMAVAAVKTGVSFAGVVREEVDSGGARHLIDDRDAPDAVVNGEPSGWQGITLGYRGLLEGTYVNTSESGHSSRPEPNAIQHAIDWWHGVEETFTPEDSDTAVFDQVTTKPISIDGGLSDDGLAVETTMDVQLRIPPSRPVDEIHELSEAELSTGSVHWGEPMPPVMESPRTDLARAFRVAIRAADGDVRLLRKTGTSDMNLFAAAWDCPMVTYGPGNSDLDHAPDERLPLPELDRAVTVLTDVCRKRL
- a CDS encoding aspartate aminotransferase family protein, whose amino-acid sequence is MSGFVFSEKPIEIASGDGVYLTDTTGTEYLDFGASYACTPVGHCHPEVVDAATSQIEELLYVQASYPHAARTALYEKLSATGPGDIDNVWLCNSGTEANEAALKFARHATGREKIVATTQGFHGRTMGALATTWKQKYKQGFEPLAGGVEFVEYGDAEAMREAVDDETAAVILEPLQGEGGINPAPTAYLQSVREATEKAGAAMIVDEIQTGLGRTGSLWAAETHDVVPDVLTTAKGLGSGLPIGATLCRDWIAEDAGNHGSTFSGGPVVSAAAGATLDVIEREDLSAHADEVGAYLRGELTDRLGDDIRDVRGDGLMVGIEVKRGSNRLLRDLAMNHQILALPAGRTVLRLLPPLTIEREHADAVVDAIAEVIS